The DNA window ATTGTTCTCGCATATCAGACTCTAGCTCCCAAGTAGCTTCCTCAACCACGCTGTTTTTCCATAGGACTTTCACCAAGGTAATTGTCTTATTTCTCAAAATCCTATCTTTTTGATCAAGAATCTTTACCGGACGTTCATTGTAGGACAAATCTTCCTGCAAACCCAGTGTTTCATAGCTCAAAACATGCGATGGGTCTGACACATATTTCCGGAGTTGagatacatgaaatacattgtgCACCCCAGATAATGATGGCGGTAAAGCTATTCTATAAGCTACACTGCCCACTCTATCCAATATCTGAAATGGACCAACATATCTGGGACTTAGTTTCCCTCTCTTGCCAAATCTCTTCACCGAGAGTCCTTTTCGTGGTGTCACTCGAAGAAACACATGATCACCCACTTCGAACTCAATGTCCCTCCGCTTCAGGTCTGCGTAAGATTTCTGTCTGCTCTGAGCTGTGATCATTCTAGCCCTGATCTTCTGAATAGCGTCGTTGGTGTGCTGAACTGCATCTGGCCCTAGGAGTTTGTTCTCTCCCAACTCATCCCAATGCAGTGGAGAcctgcattttcttccatacaacatctcatagggtgctACCCCGATTGTAGactgatagctgttgttgtaagaaaattcaatcaaaggcaggtatttgctccatgatccttggaaatctatcacacatgccctcaacatatcttcCAAGATCTGATTTGTTCTCTCAGTCTGACCATCTGTCTCTGGATGATATGCAGTACTGAACTTCAATCGAGTTCCCATTGCTCTCTGTAAGCTTTCCCAAAAAGATGAAGTGAACCGAGCATCTCGATCACAAACAATAGAATACGGTGCcccatgtaatctcacaatcTCATTCACATAAAGTTCAGCAAAATGGTCCATGGAGTAAGTCATGCGTATTGGTAGAAAATGGGCAGATTTTGTATACCTATCCACAACTACCCAAATGGCGTCATGCTGCTTTGTAGTCTTAGGTAACCcagtcacaaaatccatggaaatCTCTTTCCACTTCCATTCGTGAGCTTCAGTGGTTGTAACAATCCCGCTGGTCTTTGATGCTCtgctttaacttgttgacatgttaagcatttggccacaaattcaactacatcctttttcatgccaggccaccaatacaatgcttttaggtcatggtacattttagtggtcccgggatgaactgaataaggtgtagtatgagcttctaccaatatccccttcttgagctcatcattatcgggcacataaattcgtcccttgaaccgaattaatcccgtgtctgatatttcataatctttggcgttactattcaaaatttcttgctttagttcactgagcttttgatctgtcgtctgcccctccttaattctttctaacaaagtggattgaagtgtgacctttgcaagttgtcctgtaataaactctataccagctcgttccatgtcttccactaattcccttgatactccttgtaaagtggaaactagtccgggacctctacggctgagtgcatccgctaccacattggctttaccaggatggtacattatctcgcagtcgtagtctttgactagctccaaccatctcctctgcctcatgtttaactccctctgggtgaaaaagtactttaaactcttatgatcggtgtagatttcacatttcactccatagagataatgacgccagatttttagtgcaaaaaccactgcggctaactctaggtcatgtgtcgggtatctctgttcgtattcttttaattgccttgaagcgtaagcaattaccttcccttcttgcattagaacacaacccaacccttgtttagatgcatcacaatataccgcaaattgtccctcttctgttggtaaactgaggattggtgctgagataagtctattcttcaactcttggaagctttgctcacacttgtctgaccaagaaaattttagattcttcctagttaattctgttaagggtgtggctatctttgaaaacccctcaacaaaccttctataatagcctgctaaacccaaaaagcttcgaacctCTGAGGCGGTCTTTGGTCTAGGCCATTCTTTCACTGCAGCAACCTTGGCAGGATCTACTTTTATTCCCCCGTTAGTGACAATGTGGCCCAAAAATgcaacctcggacaaccagaactcacattttttgtacttggcatacaactgATGTTCTCTCAGTCGCTGCAAGGTCAAGCGTAAGTGTTCCTCATGTTCCTCCTCTGTCTTAGAATAAATCAGTATATCATCTATGAATACAATGACAAACTGATCCAGATATTCCTTGAAGACTCGGTTCATGAGGTCCATAAAAGCTGCTGGGGCATTTGTaagtccaaatgacatcaccATGAACTCATAATGCCCGTATCTCGTTCTGAAGGCTGTCTTCGGTATATCTTCATTTTTGATTCTTAACTGATGATACCCtgaacgaagatcaatcttagaaaacacCTTTTTCCCTTGAAGCTGGTCAAACAGATCGTCAATCCTCGGTAGTGGGTACCGATTCTTTATAGTCACCTTGTTCAATTCTCGGTAatctatgcacattctcatagtaccgtctttctttttaacaaatagAACTGGTGCGCCCCACGGAGAGTAGCTAGGTCTGATAAACCCTAACTTAAGCAATTCTTCCAACTGTATTTTGAGTTCTTTCAATTCCGATGGTGCCATCCTATATGGTGCGCGGGAAACCGGTGCCGTTCCGGCACTAATTCTATCACAAATTCGATTTCTCTCGTGTGGTGGTAACCCGGGTAACTCCTCCGGAAATACATCAAGAAACTCGCAACTACCCGTGTTTCCTCCggctttctttcaattttcttggtgtcatcaaccacattaactagataccctaagcacccacgctGCAATAGTTGCCCAGCCTTCATTGCCGAAATAATAGGAGTTCGGGGTTTCTTTCCTACCCCCCTGAACTCGAAAGTCTCTCCATCTTCTGGTGTGAAAACAACTTTCTTTTGCTTGCAGTCAATTGATGCTCCATATTTGGTAAGAAAATCCATGCCCAAGAttacatcaaaatcaaataaatctaatacaatcGTGTCTACAAAAaattctctaccatctatcccgacAGTATACCCCTAAGCCAACTTCTAGAGATTACAACCTCCCCTGATGGTAACATGGTCCCAAACCGCACGATAAATAATTCACTCGGTGCATTTATATGATTTACAATTGTGCTAGCAATAAAGGAATGAGTTgcaccagaatcaaacaaaacttTACAAGTGGTGTTGGCCATAGGAATCTGACCTGATACAACCGAAGGACCGGCCTCGGTTCGCTTGAGTGATGGCAAAAACTCGGGCCGGAACATACTTGTCATCTTTCTTGGGTTCCGCTCTATTCCCGCTCCGTCCCCACAGTGGGCAATTGCGTTTGATGTGTCCTTCTTTTCCACATTTGTAGCATGCTTTTGCGCGACACTCGCCGAGATGACGTTTGGTACATTTAGGGCATTCTGGAATGTTTCGCCCACTGCTGCCATTAAATCGTTGGTCGTTATCACTTTTGTACCTCTTGTCTTGACTTGGCTGCCCGGACTGGTCCTGTCCCCGTTTCTTGTGGTCATTAGAATTGGCTCCACCTTTCTTAGATTCTCTCCTGGcagcattttccttccaaattttgttttcaCTCCGCTCCGCCGTAAGAGCCATTTCGACAACTTGAGCATAACTGAATTGACCCCTTGACACAATTTCCACATCTCGAGCAACCATTGGTTTCAGGCCCTCCACAAATCGATGTGCTCGCACTCTATCAGTAGGTACCAGATCTGGAGCGAATTTTGCCAATCTAtcaaatttttgtgcatactcagtCACAGTAAGACTCCCTTGGACTAACCCAGTAAATTCATCGACCTTTGCTGCTAGAACTGCTgagttataatacttctcattaaagacccttttgaaatcgtcccagttcatggtatctacatcctttgtttgttccaccacctcccacCAGATACGAGCATCTTTCCTCAGCATGTAAGATGCACACTTCACTCGGTCATTCCCATCCACTCTTAGCATCTGCAAAATGCTTTCTATGCGACTTATCCACTCCTCAGCCACTACCGGGTCTATGCCTCCCTCAAACTCAGGTGGGTGTTGTTTCCGAAATCTCTCTGCTAACAACTCATGTCTAGCCTCTGTAGCAGGATATACCACTGCAGCTGGTGGGTCTCTATTTTCTGCATCCTGCCTTATTTGGACTGGCTGCTCCGGTTGACGTCTCAGCTGACGAAGTTCTTCATCCTGCCTATGAATGATTCCTTCCAGTGTGGCAATGCGCTCTTCCCATCCCTGTGGTGCTTGAGGTGGTTCATTAATCCCTCCATCATCTcggccttggccttggcctcgacctcgacccactctaactgaccttctaggaggcatttctaaactcctgaaccacacaaaccaatacacatcaagatcattttgatcatcaattttacatgaaaataatgttaccctctcgcatgcagaaatttaaggcaacttaattataagtaataaccacttacagtacagtgagtcgagctcgtctcatggcggtgaactttacatgttagggctaaccacattctttaggaccgtattgctctgGTACCATAatgtaacaccccgatttcccgagatgtcacataggatagtccgtataaaacaatttaataagataaagacaaacaaatacttctttattgaaaaatatccaagcatgagatctcattgtttaaaacaaaattcttttagtactgtaaacttaaataagaactagttaagtcaaaataatagttccaaaatgtttagcagttaaaaacattaaaagcaaaatactgtgccagcccccctaacatgcggtccacgcctcgagctcttcattctcactgcttagccttacccttacctgcacacagagtacccgtgagctaacgcccagtaagaagagctatgtaggacataaccctcctaactagttacttgacataatttgctcttttatattaatcaacagtaattcacattccataaatatatccacaacgcatgttgttcttacatgcacacatcaagtctcataccgcacattatactcacatacgataatcaactattctctcatgttgatcagacatgaggtaacctaccctgccttgtgttattctcacacttggcatccaatagggcaattaattaccataagttgtactcacccatgataatgttataacctgcaagtgttatgctcacacaagcagcaagaccctaatattattctcatgctaatgatgctcacaaaatataaggaaatcacaacactatcaaattaaataacaaaccaacccaagttgtatgcataacatacaccctgtgtacagatgtccactcttcttacctcagttgctaagaccacacttgctacctcgagcacctcaacgaatttccttgttgagaacaagatcctagacattcattaacacaacaatacactcaaaatacattcaagtatgaatctctaaactcatacagaaacttacgtaaaaatacgtaacacataggtccatttcgcttgcatgacacaccatacataagcatttattatttagattcacacaaacatattgcatggactcaaacaaacattcttaacgtaaaacatgaattcatacaacacatttttacgtaaaatttactaaaataccatttattcttattaaagtccaaataaatagttaattaatcaccaataattataataaatacctacagcaaccaataaataataaaacctattccatttgatatcataggcagtaaatggtatcacaaaaatacattttactattttaacaacacttatctatttttcataattaacttaagcattaattaagtaaattcatgaaaaataccaaaattgattaaaaaccgaatctaaatcttctaatacactttataatctgtaataggtcataaataattttctttgaattttctaagcatcctaggtatttttcataatttaaataagaaataacatcaataattcatgaaaaatacataatcgcctgaaaattcaatctaccaattttataacagtttatatatcatagtccatcaaataaaattaatctagatttttctgagcaacctaagtatttttcataattaatttaataaataacacaaataattcatgaaaaatacaaaattaaccgaaattcgaatctaccaattttgcaatagtttatatctcataactaatcatataaaatatatttagatttttatgagtaatctaagtatttttcataattaatctatgaattatactaaataattcacaataattccaaataaattcagaaaattatgaaacttcaccaagtaccttagaataaaataaggaatcaaaatatacaaaaatatctaagaaaaacaccTCAGAAACGGTCAGAACGCGGTCGCCGgcgttctcgtcggtttcgtcgccggtaaagtgtaactttgtctccgattgctcttgaagcgtcctttcgattggggaagctctccacaatgctcaggacctcaaaacgatcaagaaaagtggtccgagaaggcagatcggggttgtcttcttcgttggcggtgtaccgtctttaatggagtccaaaattttggattttcgttttggacgttaaagcttcgttttcttacgtcaaaaacaatccttagggtcccatgcactcaaatataacctcccttgacccaagaacaagcttaaacacgttcgaattcgagtccgtaactaagccgcacctttgaagcttcaaaaatggcgaatcttaaaacgacgacttccgccccttataccacgttaaaaagcttccttaggtcgtatataagtggGGAAACTCCGAATACAGGCCTAGATCGTTTGTACGTACGTACTTTTGGGGTGCTAAGATCCAAAGTCGAGAGGGAAACAGCCCAGATCGTACGCTAAGGTCCCTAAGCAATCACTTAGTGGAAAAGGAAGTGATCGAGCGATGACAACCAGGAGGTGGGCTTGGAAGCAGCCATCCTTTGAAGAAAGCGTAATAGCTCACTGGTCTAGCTCCATGGCACCGAAAATGTATCAGGGCTCAAGTGATTCACCGAAGCGACGAGACCTTGAAAGCTGCTTTTTCAAGTGTCAGTAGCGGAACGTTCTGTCAATCGGGGAAGGTTTTTGGTGACAACACCTGGAGATATCAGAAGTGAGAATGCTGACATGAGTAACGATAAATCCTGTGAAAAACATGATCGCCTGCCAGTGGAAGGCTTTCTGCGTTCAGTCAATCTACGCAGAGTGAATCGGTCCCTAAGGAACCCCCGAAAGGGCTGCCGTCCGATGGGTACACGAAAGTGACGAAGTTGCTttgatcccaaacccccacgttcacccaggtttcactccgcttgaagaaacgaaaGTTTTCGGTAccgtatacgccgtatacgtgctctctctatctctcgttggttctctgttttgggtgaacgaaaatagagtttaaaacctaatttctatcgtgtttaaacccaagcaaaatatcgcattgaaccgaagtggagcgattcccattccaccaaaataggcgTTCGGTTCGGTTGAATCGTGTACGTATAGCATATATATACTAACTGTtaataatgttaataataataataataataataataataatgataataataataataataatgataataataataataataataataataataataataatacgtataataataataataataataataataataatatacgtataataataataataataataataatatacccatataacaatatccacacatatgtatctattaggcattatgcacatgccaataaaatcaaatattatattatcataaaaataatcccatacatatttaaatccataaatatgtaaaataaaaaaaaaatactctcaactaaataaaattacaaaaataccctttcggagttagcggatattacagGATCTAGATtcactaacaagtatgtttccttaacatcctaatatgaattctaaaacaatgaaataaacacatataaagtttagtaaaccttacattggctgcagcggaatataataactccttccgttcagatctctagcccttgattcctttctgtagcagagcatcaccaagatttgaacctgaatctctttctctccttcctttgatgctgattctccttcttgttgtttggaatatcctacagtcttacacactatgattgagataccacttgatgtgtgtgggaactactctatcactcaaggatttcgaaattgaagaagaaaagagaagggaagtggcggctatagagaaagaataggaggctcaaatttcatctgacaaagttaacatAAGTTAAGTTGAATGAGAGCcatactatctatttataggcaaccacctaggtttaggttgaaattatttgacattaaaataatgaaaaaataaatgataaaatccatttaagtgtggccggccgtgggctttggataatgggcctcacttatgtaattttgctgttttatcatttctgcatctcattttctcaaaaatgccaattttcaaatttaaccacttaaacgCCAATtcctattatttaataactaaaaattaattattaaataatattgtcatttaatatatttattaattagacatataaagtctcttaattaataaataaacttaaaatctcttttctttacaatttcgcccttgcttagtgaaaattcacaatgtagacatagtctaactttagaattataattgattaattaaaatcaattaactgagtcttacaaggagTATGGTCTCacctagtatggggaccatgggcctatataaccgagcttccaataagtcgaaccgaatttaccaagtaaattccctaacttattaattccttattgaatccacacttataacttggaattgcactctcagttatatagaacgctctatatgttccacgatatagatacgtcattagttatccattgttataatcctaatttgatcaatgacactctaatagatgatctacattgaatagggactaaattaccgctacaccttcaatgtattttatccttaaaacacttagctccgtataaatgatatttcaatgaagtgaaatgagatctccaccatttatctctgtttagccaagctcgaatgatatcatcgtttcacttctaaattcctatagaagttatagactccatatttatgttagcactcccactcaattatactatcataatccaaaaatgtacgtatcacccttacccaaaagtaggcttaactaacaaatcaaagaacatgtataatactcttgagatcgaacctaaacatatcaggattaagatcatttgatctaggatcaacgggtaatattgaattgaatagatattacggtaaattttaatatatctaatcaaagttcaatatcggtcccttccgatgtatactccatacatccaatactggtaaactttgccaatgccctggaaaggacataacacttatccaaggtgtaagaatacctatcgctgattataccatgccgCCTAAATACGTTGTTCGACAAATCGgtggaataaactttcgaacatataattaagattatattccactgtgctgacaacactataatcattaacaaattcatgtgttctagacttaaatagaattcatacattatatataatcatgaaataaatcatgtgaaccacgcaacattaaatgttatttctgatctttattaataagtaaatctgattatattgaaatgagttttacttagggcataaatcccaacaaactcccacttgcactaatataaaacaatatgtgcatttcaaataatctcaacaccttgatatacaaatcaagtgtagtagtagtatactcatcgtaataggatctgacaggttgaattaaccacaacctttccttcACCATTACTCtaccttaatcacaaaatccttgataatgtgaaattcctctctatatgtctactctcttgggatactggattctatacttttggaacctactttttggttaatcaggaaataacactagtagttaagacaagttggaacggtgccacaaatgtatagaacttttcttagactgaataagtacctttccagCAACTTtgacattcagtctctctctggtagactaagagacatCAGATAGGttcttacacttctccaaaatcactactccacgcccagagtaatcaccatcttatcagcagactttctagcacaaaggcaagtctcgaaatctgatgtggtgagtctaagagttttaaacacacccttatcaactaacatatagttcctcttcttaatcttaagatttacttgattttcttccaatgttcctctccttgattaatttgatacctactcattactcctactcaacagcaggtgtctggtctaaggcatactaaagcatatctgagacctctcactgttgatttaagaaattctttcatggctttatcttttctggaatagttgagacttttccttagataaataaaatctatgcatagaagtcgagaagcttctatagattgccattagaaagaaaatgcttcagcatcttactaaagtaagtcgcttgcattagagtaagtaattacaaggtataccacaagccataggtttagataaactcaaaccttcaatactaggaacaggaagtcttgttaagtccattgaatagacttataaacgaaaatttccttttatgtccttgtaatagaaaactttaggttactccatgtgaatggatcaaaccatagttctattggcttttcttcttagtttcttatcttgactatccattacttgtttaaactcaaaatggattttaatcactagtgtcttccaagtcatgagaaggtgagttcctagaaaccctcccactacgacaaggtaccgtgaattatgtctaagaaaaataaatggtattgacctctttagttgtgtcaagacaacagaggcagtgggatcatcttttaaagaataagatgatagaacacttttggaatcaagaaaaaaaaaatctcatttatttgctactttattttctgacgtagtcattttcttagaaaagtagtatttgtttagacaaacactttcttatctattgactatgggatgttccacccctaatcacttagaatagatAACAAACATGTAAACCATGGtcaacagttctagcttttcttaagatttcgattaggtcatccatgaatctagtaatgatttacattaagtatacaaccattgcatcattctaaaatagtattaccatagaaggaattaggcaatgactagtaactaatcatcaatatgcaactcaaatttcttgggaggtaagtttggctataattcaaaaatcaatttaatgatctttgaaatgcatatctact is part of the Cannabis sativa cultivar Pink pepper isolate KNU-18-1 chromosome 5, ASM2916894v1, whole genome shotgun sequence genome and encodes:
- the LOC133038133 gene encoding uncharacterized protein LOC133038133; translated protein: MPPRRSVRVGRGRGQGQGRDDGGINEPPQAPQGWEERIATLEGIIHRQDEELRQLRRQPEQPVQIRQDAENRDPPAAVVYPATEARHELLAERFRKQHPPEFEGGIDPVVAEEWISRIESILQMLRVDGNDRVKCASYMLRKDARIWWEVVEQTKDVDTMNWDDFKRVFNEKYYNSAVLAAKVDEFTGLVQGSLTVTEYAQKFDRLAKFAPDLVPTDRVRAHRFVEGLKPMVARDVEIVSRGQFSYAQVVEMALTAERSENKIWKENAARRESKKGGANSNDHKKRGQDQSGQPSQDKRYKSDNDQRFNGSSGRNIPECPKCTKRHLGECRAKACYKCGKEGHIKRNCPLWGRSGNRAEPKKDDKYVPARVFAITQANRGRSFGCIRSDSYGQHHL